In Actinomyces weissii, a genomic segment contains:
- a CDS encoding polyprenyl synthetase family protein, which produces MIGSIPLDAPDLEDRIAPALEAVETRLMEVVSRADEAINPPTSHLAAAGGKRLRPALTLLTAQLGDPELATGEGVRDAGVAVELTHIATLYHDDVMDDAPLRRGAPSAQTVWGNSAAILTGDVLVARASQLVAALGPEPVLAHARTFERLCTGQLHETLPRPAGTDPVAHYIQVLADKTGSLIAVSARYGAMLTGAGARTEQIVESFGEKIGVAFQLADDVIDLCSDSQTTGKTPGTDLREGVDTMPVLLLRQALAAGNLDAAGQSILSTISSEDLSDDTVLSQVVARLREHPVVACTREMAFAWAQDAVDALKGLEEAVAAGTSSRLDAAGVTDPLARQRALDEAATRVAVVRKGMEYFARLLVDRAA; this is translated from the coding sequence GTGATCGGATCAATCCCGCTTGACGCACCTGATCTCGAGGACCGGATCGCCCCGGCCCTTGAGGCGGTAGAGACCCGGCTGATGGAGGTCGTCTCCCGTGCGGATGAGGCGATCAACCCGCCTACCTCACACCTCGCGGCAGCTGGTGGCAAGCGCCTGCGTCCCGCCCTGACCCTGCTCACCGCCCAGCTGGGGGACCCCGAGCTGGCCACCGGGGAGGGTGTCCGGGACGCCGGGGTGGCGGTGGAGCTGACCCATATCGCCACGCTCTACCACGACGACGTGATGGACGACGCCCCCCTGCGCCGCGGCGCCCCCAGCGCCCAGACCGTGTGGGGCAACTCCGCCGCCATCCTCACCGGTGACGTGCTGGTGGCCCGCGCCTCCCAGCTGGTGGCCGCCCTGGGGCCGGAGCCCGTGCTCGCCCACGCCCGCACCTTTGAGCGCCTGTGCACCGGGCAGCTGCACGAGACCCTGCCACGCCCGGCCGGCACCGACCCGGTGGCCCACTACATCCAGGTGCTGGCCGACAAGACCGGTTCGCTGATCGCCGTCTCCGCCCGCTACGGGGCCATGCTCACCGGCGCGGGGGCGCGCACGGAGCAGATCGTGGAGAGCTTCGGGGAGAAGATCGGCGTGGCCTTCCAGCTGGCTGACGACGTCATCGACCTGTGCTCCGACTCGCAGACCACCGGCAAGACCCCTGGCACCGACCTGCGCGAGGGCGTGGACACCATGCCGGTGCTCCTGCTGCGCCAGGCCCTGGCCGCTGGCAACCTGGACGCGGCCGGACAGTCCATCCTGTCCACCATCTCCAGCGAGGACCTCAGCGACGACACCGTGCTCTCCCAGGTGGTCGCGCGCCTGCGGGAGCACCCGGTGGTCGCCTGCACCCGGGAGATGGCCTTCGCCTGGGCGCAGGACGCCGTGGACGCCCTGAAAGGGCTGGAGGAGGCGGTGGCCGCAGGCACCAGCAGCCGCCTGGACGCCGCCGGGGTCACGGACCCGCTGGCGCGGCAGCGCGCCCTGGACGAGGCCGCCACCCGCGTGGCGGTGGTGCGCAAGGGCATGGAGTACTTCGCCCGGCTGCTGGTGGACCGCGCCGCCTGA
- the nuoN gene encoding NADH-quinone oxidoreductase subunit NuoN, with translation MSTFTAPSIAWSALTPVIVVAGAALLGVLVEAFVPRKVRPTVQLVLALLAVLGSLVAVGTRWAATTGGTIGYIAGGLSEDTFAVAAQGVLLLIGFLALLVMGDRTSANDGAFAAQAADRPGSAEETESLHAGWTTSEIYPLTLFSLAGMMLFPMANDFISLFVTLELISLPLYVLAATARHRRLLSQEAALKYFVLGSFASAFLLMGAALLYGFSGRISYAGVATAVNSSLSAGGDWLVLAGVVLVTVGLLFKVAAVPFHAWSPDVYQGAPTPVTGFMAAGVKASAFLALVRFYYVVAGGFGWDMAPFLWTVIGLTMLVGTVVGVVQTDIKRMLAYSAIAHAGFMLIGVIGFSRLGIVSLLFYSLAYGVATVGAFGIISLVRVDHDGAPGAEATNLSAWQGLGRRSPWLAGAMGVLLLSFAGIPLTAGFVGKFQVFLAGVEGGAIWLVVAAVVSSAVTAFFYLRLTVLMFFREPQEGGAVVVASDGTTSAAVLIAVLLTVALGVLPQPVIEVFAQAAMLVP, from the coding sequence GTGAGCACCTTCACCGCTCCGTCTATCGCCTGGTCCGCCCTCACCCCGGTGATCGTCGTGGCCGGTGCCGCCCTGCTCGGCGTGCTGGTTGAGGCCTTCGTCCCGCGCAAGGTGCGTCCCACCGTCCAATTGGTGCTGGCGTTGCTGGCGGTCCTGGGCAGCCTGGTGGCCGTGGGCACGCGGTGGGCCGCCACCACCGGCGGCACCATCGGCTACATCGCCGGGGGACTGTCAGAGGACACCTTTGCGGTCGCGGCCCAGGGCGTGCTCCTGCTGATCGGCTTCCTGGCCCTGCTGGTCATGGGGGACCGCACCAGCGCCAACGACGGCGCCTTCGCCGCCCAGGCCGCTGACCGGCCCGGCTCCGCCGAGGAGACCGAGTCGCTGCACGCGGGCTGGACCACCTCGGAGATCTATCCCCTGACCCTGTTCTCCCTGGCCGGGATGATGCTCTTCCCCATGGCGAACGACTTCATCTCCCTGTTCGTGACCCTGGAGCTGATCTCCCTGCCGCTGTACGTGCTGGCGGCCACCGCCCGTCACCGCCGCCTGCTGTCCCAGGAGGCCGCGCTGAAGTACTTCGTGCTGGGCTCCTTCGCCTCCGCCTTCCTGCTCATGGGCGCCGCCCTGCTCTACGGCTTCTCCGGGCGCATCAGCTACGCCGGCGTGGCCACCGCCGTCAACTCCTCCCTGTCGGCTGGCGGGGACTGGCTGGTACTGGCCGGAGTGGTGCTAGTGACCGTGGGCCTGCTGTTCAAGGTGGCGGCAGTGCCGTTCCACGCCTGGAGCCCCGACGTCTACCAGGGGGCGCCCACCCCGGTGACCGGCTTCATGGCCGCCGGGGTCAAGGCCTCCGCCTTCCTGGCGCTGGTGCGCTTCTACTACGTGGTAGCGGGCGGCTTCGGCTGGGACATGGCCCCCTTCCTGTGGACCGTGATCGGTCTGACCATGCTGGTGGGCACCGTCGTGGGCGTGGTCCAGACGGACATCAAGCGCATGCTCGCCTACTCCGCCATCGCCCACGCCGGGTTCATGCTGATCGGCGTGATCGGCTTCAGCCGCCTGGGCATAGTCTCGCTGCTCTTCTACTCACTGGCCTACGGCGTGGCCACGGTGGGGGCCTTCGGGATCATCTCCCTGGTGCGGGTGGACCACGACGGCGCCCCCGGCGCGGAGGCCACCAACCTGTCCGCCTGGCAGGGGCTAGGACGCCGCAGCCCCTGGCTGGCCGGGGCCATGGGGGTGCTCCTGCTGTCCTTCGCCGGTATCCCGCTCACAGCGGGCTTCGTGGGCAAGTTCCAGGTGTTCCTGGCCGGGGTGGAGGGTGGAGCCATCTGGCTGGTGGTGGCCGCCGTGGTCTCCTCCGCCGTCACCGCCTTCTTCTACCTGCGCCTGACGGTGCTGATGTTCTTCCGTGAGCCGCAGGAGGGAGGCGCCGTCGTGGTGGCCTCGGACGGCACAACCAGCGCCGCCGTCCTGATCGCCGTGCTGCTCACCGTGGCCCTGGGGGTGCTGCCGCAGCCCGTGATCGAGGTCTTCGCGCAGGCCGCTATGCTCGTGCCGTGA
- a CDS encoding NADH-quinone oxidoreductase subunit M, with protein sequence MNAHILTIMAVLPLLGAGLLPWLRSYARETGLGVSLATLGLGVWALTRFDMSQGAQVQLTDTYQWIPSLGISWALGVNALGLLMLLLAVALVPLVLLASWGEVPADRQGGFTALVLALEAFMVVIFSARDVFLFYVCFEAMLIPVYFLIGRFGGPGRQRAALKFLLYSLAGGLVMLVGVVALPFYSPTGDLTFTVDALAGRLTAPTGTARWMFISFMVAFAIKAPMFPVHTWLPDTAEQATPGTSVLLIGVLDKIGTYGMISLCLPLFPEASRWAAPVVLLLAAISIIWGALLAIGQDDLYRLISFTSISHFGFIVMGIFIGSQVAATGAMLYMVAHGLSIAGLYLTTGFLVRRTGTTRISELGGMARVMPVAAGTFLVSGLASIALPGLSGFVPEWMVLTGTFSRSVPLGVAAAAGVVIAAVYIMLPYQRVFTGAPAPQRVGLTDLDLREKTLLAPVLVAMFVLGLAPFLLTDGLNPVSEQVAAVSSAAPASPTTASEGSSK encoded by the coding sequence ATGAACGCACACATCCTGACCATCATGGCGGTCCTCCCGCTGCTGGGCGCGGGCCTGCTGCCCTGGCTGCGCAGCTACGCCCGCGAGACCGGGCTGGGCGTCTCCCTGGCCACCCTAGGGCTGGGCGTCTGGGCCCTGACGCGCTTCGACATGAGCCAGGGGGCCCAGGTCCAGCTGACCGACACCTACCAGTGGATCCCCTCCCTGGGCATCTCCTGGGCCCTGGGGGTCAACGCCCTGGGCCTGCTGATGCTGCTGCTCGCCGTCGCCCTGGTGCCGCTGGTGCTGCTCGCCTCCTGGGGCGAGGTACCAGCCGACCGCCAGGGGGGCTTCACCGCCCTGGTCCTGGCGCTGGAGGCCTTCATGGTGGTGATCTTCTCCGCCCGCGACGTGTTCCTGTTCTACGTCTGCTTTGAGGCCATGCTCATCCCGGTGTACTTCCTGATCGGGCGCTTCGGGGGGCCGGGCCGCCAGCGGGCCGCCCTGAAGTTCCTGCTGTACTCCCTGGCCGGGGGGCTGGTCATGCTGGTCGGCGTGGTGGCCCTGCCCTTCTACAGCCCCACCGGTGATCTCACCTTCACGGTGGACGCCCTGGCCGGCAGGCTGACAGCGCCCACCGGCACGGCCCGCTGGATGTTCATCAGCTTCATGGTGGCCTTCGCCATCAAGGCCCCCATGTTCCCGGTACACACCTGGCTGCCGGACACCGCCGAGCAGGCCACCCCCGGCACCTCGGTGCTGCTGATCGGCGTGCTGGACAAGATCGGCACCTACGGGATGATCTCCCTGTGCCTGCCCCTGTTCCCTGAGGCCTCACGCTGGGCCGCCCCGGTGGTGCTGCTGCTGGCCGCCATCTCGATCATCTGGGGGGCGCTGCTGGCTATCGGCCAGGACGACCTCTACCGCCTGATCTCCTTCACCTCCATCAGCCACTTCGGCTTCATCGTCATGGGGATCTTCATCGGCTCCCAGGTGGCGGCCACCGGCGCCATGCTCTACATGGTGGCCCACGGGCTGTCCATCGCCGGGCTCTACCTGACCACCGGATTCCTGGTACGCCGCACCGGCACCACCCGGATCAGCGAGCTCGGGGGCATGGCCCGGGTCATGCCGGTGGCGGCCGGTACCTTCCTGGTCTCCGGCCTGGCCTCGATCGCCCTGCCCGGCCTGTCCGGATTCGTCCCGGAGTGGATGGTCCTGACCGGCACCTTCTCCCGCTCCGTGCCCCTGGGGGTGGCGGCGGCGGCCGGGGTCGTGATCGCGGCCGTCTACATCATGCTTCCCTACCAGCGGGTCTTCACCGGCGCCCCCGCCCCCCAGCGGGTGGGCCTGACCGACCTGGACCTGCGGGAGAAGACCCTGCTGGCGCCGGTGCTCGTCGCGATGTTCGTGCTTGGCCTGGCGCCCTTCCTGCTCACTGACGGGCTCAACCCCGTCTCCGAGCAGGTAGCCGCCGTCAGCAGCGCCGCGCCCGCCAGCCCCACCACTGCCTCTGAAGGGAGCAGCAAGTGA
- the nuoL gene encoding NADH-quinone oxidoreductase subunit L: protein MIPSALAPLAHAATGSAGVHAAHGPAALAWLLIAVPAASAAVLLLAGRRSDAWGHWLGLAAAVFSALLGLTILAQSLSLPAAERVMEMELWRWFSAGDLSIDVGLRIDPLSLTFVALVTFVGSLIHLYSVAYMSHDRDRRRFFAYLNLFVAAMLTLVLGSSYIVVFVGWEGVGVASYLLIGFWNTADADSPQREQVTSRENAAAAKKAFLMNRVGDLGLLLAMMAMVSQVHSVSFTQVLPSATTGVLTPGWATAIGFFLLLAACGKSAQFPLQAWLGDAMAGPTPVSALIHAATMVTAGVYLMVRSGAVFQASPSAQLAVAVIGAVTLLLGAVIGSAKDDMKKVLAASTMSQIGYMMLGAGLGPIGYAFAIFHLLTHGFFKAQLFLGAGSVMHAMSDQVDMRRFGGLSQVMQVTWVTMGIGWLAILGIPPFSGFWSKDKIIEAAFVGEGARPWVLGSIALFGAGLTAFYMSRLFFMIFHGERRWTTQDDVEGEVHPHESGWMMTAPLVVLSVFSVALGGLLSVGDAFAHWLEPVTGHAEHGEPVLPVPVIMALTLALVLVGVAVAYLMYVRKPVPTVLQPTNALVRAARQDLYQDTVNEGLVMRPGAGLVWATTAADELGVDNAVEGLGTGTAALGQLVRRTESGYLRSYAGYMLAGTVLALIAVLATRL from the coding sequence ATGATCCCATCCGCCCTCGCACCCCTGGCGCACGCTGCCACCGGCAGCGCTGGCGTGCACGCGGCACACGGCCCCGCCGCACTGGCCTGGCTGCTGATCGCCGTCCCGGCCGCCTCCGCCGCCGTCCTGCTGCTGGCCGGAAGGCGCAGCGACGCCTGGGGGCACTGGCTCGGACTGGCCGCCGCCGTCTTCTCCGCCCTGCTGGGCCTGACCATCCTCGCGCAGTCGCTGAGCCTGCCCGCCGCGGAGCGGGTCATGGAGATGGAGCTGTGGCGCTGGTTCTCCGCCGGTGACCTCAGCATCGACGTCGGCCTGCGCATCGACCCGCTCTCCCTGACCTTCGTGGCCCTGGTGACCTTCGTCGGCTCCCTGATCCACCTGTACTCGGTGGCCTACATGTCCCACGACCGGGACCGGCGGCGCTTCTTCGCCTACCTCAACCTATTCGTGGCCGCCATGCTCACCCTGGTGCTGGGCTCCTCCTACATCGTGGTCTTCGTCGGCTGGGAAGGCGTGGGCGTGGCCTCCTACCTGCTGATCGGCTTCTGGAACACCGCCGACGCCGACTCCCCCCAGCGCGAGCAGGTCACCAGCCGGGAGAACGCCGCCGCCGCCAAGAAGGCCTTCCTCATGAACCGGGTCGGTGACCTGGGCCTGCTGCTGGCCATGATGGCCATGGTCTCCCAGGTCCACTCCGTGTCCTTCACCCAGGTGCTGCCCTCAGCCACCACCGGCGTGCTCACCCCGGGCTGGGCCACCGCTATCGGCTTCTTCCTGCTGCTGGCGGCCTGCGGAAAGTCCGCCCAGTTCCCGCTGCAGGCCTGGCTGGGTGACGCCATGGCCGGCCCCACCCCCGTGTCCGCCCTGATCCACGCCGCCACCATGGTCACCGCCGGGGTCTACCTGATGGTGCGCTCCGGCGCGGTCTTCCAGGCCTCGCCCTCCGCCCAGCTGGCCGTCGCCGTCATCGGCGCCGTCACGCTGCTGCTCGGAGCCGTGATCGGCTCCGCCAAGGACGACATGAAGAAGGTCCTGGCGGCCTCCACCATGAGCCAGATCGGCTACATGATGCTGGGTGCGGGCCTGGGCCCCATCGGCTACGCCTTCGCGATCTTCCACCTGCTCACCCACGGCTTCTTCAAGGCCCAGCTGTTCCTGGGGGCCGGGTCGGTCATGCACGCCATGAGCGACCAGGTGGACATGCGCCGCTTCGGTGGCCTGTCCCAGGTCATGCAGGTCACCTGGGTGACCATGGGCATCGGCTGGCTGGCCATCCTGGGGATCCCGCCCTTCTCCGGCTTCTGGTCCAAGGACAAGATCATCGAGGCCGCCTTCGTGGGGGAGGGGGCCCGCCCCTGGGTGCTGGGCAGCATCGCCCTGTTCGGGGCCGGGCTGACCGCCTTCTACATGTCCCGCCTGTTCTTCATGATCTTCCACGGTGAGCGCCGCTGGACCACCCAGGACGACGTCGAGGGGGAGGTCCACCCCCACGAGTCCGGCTGGATGATGACCGCCCCCCTGGTGGTCCTCTCCGTGTTCTCCGTGGCCCTGGGCGGTCTGCTGTCCGTCGGCGACGCCTTTGCCCACTGGCTGGAGCCGGTCACCGGGCACGCCGAGCACGGTGAACCGGTGCTGCCGGTCCCCGTGATCATGGCCCTGACCCTGGCCCTGGTGCTCGTCGGGGTCGCCGTCGCCTACCTGATGTACGTCAGGAAGCCGGTGCCCACCGTCCTGCAGCCCACCAACGCCCTGGTCCGGGCCGCCCGCCAGGACCTCTACCAGGACACCGTCAACGAGGGCCTGGTCATGCGGCCGGGTGCCGGACTGGTGTGGGCCACCACCGCGGCCGACGAGCTCGGGGTGGACAACGCCGTCGAGGGCCTGGGAACAGGCACCGCGGCCCTGGGACAGCTGGTGCGCCGTACCGAGTCCGGCTACCTGCGCAGCTACGCGGGCTACATGCTGGCGGGCACCGTCCTAGCCCTGATCGCCGTCCTGGCCACCAGGCTCTGA
- the nuoK gene encoding NADH-quinone oxidoreductase subunit NuoK, which produces MSVPVSAYIILAGVLFALGALTVLLRRNAVIELMGVEMMLNSVNLVLVTFSRVHGNLTGQVFAFFVMVVAAAEVVIGLAIIVSIFRTRRSTSVDDENLLKN; this is translated from the coding sequence GTGAGTGTCCCGGTAAGCGCCTACATCATCCTGGCCGGGGTCCTGTTCGCCCTGGGCGCCCTCACGGTGCTCCTGCGCCGCAACGCGGTGATCGAGCTCATGGGGGTCGAGATGATGCTCAACTCGGTCAACCTGGTCCTGGTGACCTTCTCGCGCGTCCACGGCAACCTGACCGGCCAGGTCTTCGCCTTCTTCGTGATGGTGGTGGCCGCCGCGGAGGTCGTGATCGGCCTGGCGATCATCGTGTCCATCTTCCGTACCCGCAGGTCCACGTCGGTTGACGACGAGAACCTGCTCAAGAACTGA
- a CDS encoding NADH-quinone oxidoreductase subunit J → MNALAAYTPLPAAVSPTGTLTTGETLLFGATALVTVVCGLGVLTARRAVHAAINMIAIMVSLAVLYLANEAPFLGITQVVVYTGAVMTLVMFVIMLVGVGGDEPTAGTSSRLQVPLAVLGGIGLAGAIGAAVTATRMDGFQGLHRGDAATPAALGQALFSGHVVLMEVTGLLLVVAALGALTLTHRDRTRPRTTQRELMEERMRAYAKDGQHPGQKPMPGVYATTNTAAAPALDASGQALTDSVPRPLVARGQDLELADVAPGLAAEQRAGKQVHSTQVGQSGMESMPGAAAPRVIQPVSRANAPQVPSGPAESSKEDSK, encoded by the coding sequence GTGAACGCGCTAGCCGCCTACACGCCGCTGCCCGCCGCCGTAAGCCCCACCGGGACCCTCACCACGGGGGAGACCCTGCTGTTCGGGGCCACTGCGCTGGTGACCGTCGTCTGCGGGCTGGGGGTGCTAACCGCCCGCCGGGCCGTGCACGCCGCCATCAACATGATCGCCATCATGGTCAGCCTGGCGGTCCTCTACCTGGCCAACGAGGCCCCCTTCCTGGGCATCACCCAGGTGGTGGTCTACACCGGCGCGGTCATGACCCTGGTCATGTTCGTAATCATGCTCGTGGGCGTCGGCGGTGACGAGCCCACCGCCGGAACCTCCTCCCGCCTGCAGGTGCCGCTGGCCGTCCTGGGCGGCATCGGCCTGGCCGGAGCCATCGGCGCCGCCGTGACCGCCACCCGCATGGACGGCTTCCAGGGCCTGCACCGTGGCGACGCCGCCACCCCCGCCGCCCTGGGCCAGGCGCTCTTTAGCGGGCACGTGGTCCTCATGGAGGTCACCGGCCTGCTGCTGGTGGTCGCCGCCCTGGGGGCCCTGACCCTGACCCACCGTGACCGCACCCGCCCCAGGACCACCCAGCGTGAGCTCATGGAGGAGCGCATGCGCGCCTACGCCAAGGACGGCCAACACCCCGGCCAGAAGCCCATGCCCGGCGTCTACGCCACCACCAACACCGCCGCCGCGCCCGCGCTGGACGCCAGCGGCCAGGCCCTCACCGACTCCGTGCCCCGGCCCCTGGTGGCCCGCGGGCAGGACCTGGAGCTGGCCGACGTCGCCCCCGGCCTCGCCGCCGAGCAGCGCGCAGGCAAGCAGGTGCACAGCACCCAGGTGGGCCAGTCGGGCATGGAGTCCATGCCCGGCGCCGCCGCCCCCCGCGTCATCCAGCCCGTGTCCCGCGCCAACGCCCCCCAGGTGCCGTCCGGCCCGGCTGAGAGCAGCAAGGAGGACAGCAAGTGA
- the nuoI gene encoding NADH-quinone oxidoreductase subunit NuoI — MTDPKPRRQDGANHDQWLRDEPGLLGRVFAPVAGYGVTLSSIFRPTVTEQYPFEPAHLMPRYHGRHQLNRYEDGLEKCIGCELCAWACPADAIYVEAAANTPEEQYSPGERYGRVYQINYLRCIFCGLCIEACPTRALTMTHEIEELVGPNRNGLIYEKQNLLAPLPEGALSTPHPMVEGTEDGDYYRGAVTGPTAAQAAWVQEHRPEDPSLAQVRTVAAPQPKEAHL, encoded by the coding sequence ATGACTGACCCCAAGCCCCGCCGGCAGGACGGTGCCAACCACGACCAGTGGCTGCGGGACGAGCCCGGGCTGCTGGGCCGCGTCTTCGCGCCGGTGGCCGGGTACGGCGTGACCCTCTCCTCGATCTTCCGGCCCACCGTCACCGAGCAGTACCCCTTCGAGCCAGCGCACCTCATGCCGCGCTACCACGGCCGCCACCAGCTCAACCGCTACGAGGACGGGCTGGAGAAGTGCATCGGCTGCGAGCTGTGCGCCTGGGCCTGCCCCGCCGACGCCATCTACGTGGAGGCCGCCGCCAACACCCCCGAGGAGCAGTACTCGCCGGGGGAGCGCTACGGGCGCGTCTACCAGATCAACTACCTGCGCTGCATCTTCTGCGGCCTGTGCATCGAGGCCTGCCCCACCCGGGCCCTGACCATGACCCACGAGATCGAGGAGCTGGTGGGCCCCAACCGCAACGGCCTGATCTACGAGAAGCAGAACCTGCTGGCCCCCCTGCCAGAGGGGGCCCTGAGCACCCCCCACCCGATGGTCGAGGGCACCGAGGACGGCGACTACTACCGGGGCGCCGTCACCGGCCCCACCGCCGCGCAGGCCGCCTGGGTGCAGGAGCACCGCCCGGAGGACCCGAGCCTCGCCCAGGTCCGCACCGTGGCCGCCCCGCAGCCGAAGGAGGCCCACCTGTGA
- the nuoH gene encoding NADH-quinone oxidoreductase subunit NuoH: protein MNLFPGLSASAPLPAVGGVVADFSQETWWLSVLKAVFILVFLILSVIMAIWAERRVLARVQTRPGPNVNGPLGIPQLIADATKLILKEDFWLAGAEKLSYMLAPLIAAFSAFMVFAIIPFGPQVSILGHSTPLQLTDFPVAVLYVLAISSFGIYGIILGGWSTHSTYPLLGAVRSAAQVISYELSMSLAILSVFLVSSTMSTSGIVASQTTLWWALGIAPSFIIYVISMVAEVNRLPFDLPEAEGELVAGHMVEYSSMKFAWYFLGEYINMFNVSAVCVTLFLGGWRSFVLASFWPGANEGWWPMLWFIGKVWLLMLAMIVTRGTLVRFRYDHFMAFGWKFLIPVALAWFVMVALVQGSRSFSGLSFQAIMVVISGVLLVSLILMFLIPGGEEDDSPEPLLAADGTLIVPGEEIDAFAGGFPVPPLPGQTLPPSPRQVRREEQLVAQAQTTPDVAVQEGTDD from the coding sequence GTGAACCTCTTCCCCGGACTGTCGGCCAGCGCCCCCCTGCCCGCCGTGGGCGGAGTGGTAGCCGACTTCTCCCAGGAGACCTGGTGGCTGTCCGTCCTCAAGGCGGTGTTCATCCTGGTCTTCCTGATCCTCAGCGTCATCATGGCGATCTGGGCGGAGCGGCGCGTGCTGGCGCGGGTGCAGACCCGCCCCGGCCCCAACGTCAACGGCCCCCTGGGCATCCCCCAGCTGATCGCCGACGCCACCAAGCTGATCCTCAAGGAGGACTTCTGGCTGGCGGGTGCGGAGAAGCTCTCCTACATGCTCGCCCCCCTGATCGCGGCCTTCAGCGCCTTCATGGTCTTCGCGATCATCCCCTTCGGGCCGCAGGTCTCGATCCTCGGCCACAGCACGCCCCTGCAGCTGACCGACTTCCCGGTGGCGGTGCTCTACGTGCTGGCCATCAGCTCCTTCGGTATCTACGGCATCATCCTGGGCGGCTGGTCCACCCACTCCACCTACCCGCTGCTGGGCGCCGTGCGCTCCGCCGCGCAGGTGATCTCCTACGAGCTGAGCATGAGCCTGGCGATCCTGTCGGTGTTCCTGGTGTCCTCCACCATGTCCACCTCCGGGATCGTGGCCTCCCAGACCACCCTGTGGTGGGCCCTCGGCATCGCCCCCAGCTTCATCATCTACGTGATCTCCATGGTCGCGGAGGTCAACCGCCTGCCCTTCGACCTGCCGGAGGCCGAGGGCGAGCTGGTGGCGGGCCACATGGTGGAGTACTCCTCCATGAAGTTCGCCTGGTACTTCCTGGGCGAGTACATCAACATGTTCAACGTCTCCGCCGTCTGCGTGACCCTGTTCCTGGGCGGCTGGCGCTCCTTCGTCCTGGCCTCCTTCTGGCCCGGGGCCAACGAGGGCTGGTGGCCGATGCTGTGGTTCATCGGCAAGGTCTGGCTGCTGATGCTCGCCATGATCGTCACCCGCGGCACCCTGGTGCGCTTCCGCTACGACCACTTCATGGCCTTCGGCTGGAAGTTCCTGATCCCCGTGGCCCTGGCCTGGTTCGTGATGGTGGCCCTGGTGCAGGGCTCCCGCTCCTTCAGCGGCCTGAGCTTCCAGGCGATCATGGTGGTCATCTCCGGGGTCCTGCTGGTCTCCCTGATCCTCATGTTCCTGATTCCCGGCGGGGAGGAGGACGACTCCCCGGAGCCGCTGCTCGCCGCCGACGGCACCCTGATCGTTCCCGGTGAGGAGATCGATGCCTTCGCCGGAGGCTTCCCGGTGCCCCCGCTGCCCGGACAGACCCTGCCTCCCTCCCCGCGCCAGGTCCGGCGTGAGGAGCAGCTGGTCGCCCAGGCCCAGACCACCCCCGACGTCGCCGTCCAGGAGGGAACTGATGACTGA